The stretch of DNA GATTGCGCACGATATGTACGGTCATATTCAAAGTCAGACTCGTCTGTTGGAAATTCTAAAGAAAGATATCGGCAGCAATGGCAAAGAGGTGGCGAATATCCTGACGACTTCATCGTTGGCTTCAAGAGACCTGATTCAAGGACTTTTGATGTGGTCGAAAACTCAAGACAGCCACTTTCAACCGCAACTTCAACCTTTCGAAGTCTGCGTTTTCATCGAAGATGTCATCGCCGAGCTATCGAGCCTGTTTCAAGAAAAAAATGTGCACATCCGCACTCAGGCCCCGACATGTCCCCTGATTGCCAATGGCGACTCGCAAATGTTAGGCACTGTGGTTCGCAATCTTTTAACCAATGCCCTTCGTGCGTCTGGATCTGGCCAAGAAGTTCGCATTAACGTGTTCAAGGACGAAAACAACCTTCGTATCGACGTAGAAGATGAAGGCGTGGGTATGTCTCACGAAGATATTGTCCGCCTCATGGAACGGGGAAAAAACAGAACTTTCAAAAATTCATCAGGAGACGGATTCGGTATCGGATTTAAGCTTGTGATGTATTTTATGGATTTGCATAGTGGGCACGTGCAAGTGCATTCACAACCCGGCAAAGGAACTCAAGTTAGGTTATTACTTCCGCTGTAAATACCAAGCAGTAAGTTCGGCCCGGTTTCGGGTTGCGGTTTTTTGGCCTAGCTTTGCTCGATGAGTTTTGACGGTTTCAACAGAACACCCCAACGCGCGGGAAATGGATTCATTGGTATGCCCCTGCGCAATCAACACCAAAACTTCCCACTCACGTGGAGTTAAACCCTCGCCGCGGGGTTTTGCAAGAAGTTGCGCAATCTGGGGATCAATAAAAGTTTGTGCGTTTAAAGAAGCAGATTCCAATGCACGCCTGAAAATCTCTTCGGAATGAAGCTTCGATAAAAGGGCTTGTACACCCTTCTCTTGAACCTTGTTCAGAACACTGGTGTCTTCGCAGCTCGAGATAATTATGACGGGAATATGTTTCGGCATCTTCTGAAGATGTTCCAGCAAGTCCAGGCCAGAAGCATCCGGAAGAATTAAGTCCAAAATCACTAGGTCTACAGCTCTCTCCGAGAGCGCGTTTATTAACTGACGCCCGCTATGCACCTTGTGAATCGTTGGAGCATAGCCTAAAGCTCGAGTTAGGAATACTTCTACGCCTGTCGCGCAGATGGGATGATCCTCGCAGATGATGATGTCGTGGAAATAAACGTTCAGAATGACCTCATTTAACGGCATGTTAGAACATCCCCATTCTTAGTTCAAGCGCCGAAGACACCCGACCTATTTCCAGTTTTGATTTTGAATCCCCCTGAATCACTCTTTCGAGGGATAGCTCTGTCCTTTCCGCCACGGATATCCTTTGTTGGACTACATAGTTTTAACAGAACAAGAGGGAGACTTTTCGGTGCGCTATAAAATGAGAATTATAATCATGGCTTTAATGATGTGCTCCGCACATACTTGGGCAGACAACTCCAAGCCGTCTGTAAACGCCAATAGAGAATGGGTTAAAACCGCAGTTCAGGATAAGCTGAATCAAGGTAAGATTGATGAAGCTATTGCCCTTCTTCAGGAACATCTGAAAGAAGACAAAAAAGACGCTGAAAGCTGGGGCCGATTGGCCTTGTTGCAATCCCGAACGGCAAAATGTGATGACGCTCAAGCGTCGCTGACCCAAGCGTCTGCAGCAAGTCCGCCAAACACCCGCGATGCTTATCTTATTGCTGCGGAACACCTTCGCACAAAGGGATGCACC from Bdellovibrio sp. ArHS encodes:
- a CDS encoding response regulator transcription factor, producing the protein MPLNEVILNVYFHDIIICEDHPICATGVEVFLTRALGYAPTIHKVHSGRQLINALSERAVDLVILDLILPDASGLDLLEHLQKMPKHIPVIIISSCEDTSVLNKVQEKGVQALLSKLHSEEIFRRALESASLNAQTFIDPQIAQLLAKPRGEGLTPREWEVLVLIAQGHTNESISRALGCSVETVKTHRAKLGQKTATRNRAELTAWYLQRK